One region of Pygocentrus nattereri isolate fPygNat1 chromosome 14, fPygNat1.pri, whole genome shotgun sequence genomic DNA includes:
- the LOC119265150 gene encoding uncharacterized protein LOC119265150, whose amino-acid sequence MWKTLERILIARLWRVPDQQRRVDAATQTDDGDHRLLHTACARDGVYQHRDVCSSIPENRQELPFTPPTLCGALARIWFCQGLDRTDKNFAYTCENCCSDGLKLVEVKLQYKSLYNGLESEHWWVVSNTFYNLSTLELPPQYFACASAVACIKRIGASIREVKVYLRTESSQTSVQNIMLQTRVSRTKKCVFIDSDGHFWSHGSSQTHILETPAPSVCPTRPRGPPPGF is encoded by the exons ATGTGGAAGACTCTGGAAAGGATCTTGATCGCCAGACT GTGGCGAGTCCCGGACCAGCAGCGGAGAGTCGATGCGGCGACCCAGACGGACGATGGCGACCACAGACTCTTGCACACAGCCTGTGCTCGCGACG GAGTGTATCAGCATCGGGACGTCTGCTCATCCATCCCAGAG AACCGGCAGGAGCTGCCATTTACTCCACCAACTTTGTGTGGAGCACTGGCGAGAATTTGG TTCTGCCAGGGATTGGACCGGACAGATAAGAACTTTGCCTACACCTGTGAGAATTGCTGTTCTGACGGCTTGAAG CTGGTGGAGGTGAAGCTCCAATACAAGTCCCTCTACAACGGGCTGGAGAGTGAGCACTGGTGGGTGGTCAGCAACACCTTTTATAACCTGTCCACACTGGAG CTTCCTCCCCAGTATTTCGCATGTGCCAGTGCTGTGGCCTGCATCAAG CGCATTGGAGCGTCCATCAGAGAGGTGAAGGTGTACCTGCGCACCGAATCATCACAAACATCAGTGCAGAATATTATGCTG CAAACCAGAGTGAGCAGGACGAAAAAGTGTGTGTTCATCGACTCGGATGGCCATTTTTGGTCTCATGGGTCCAGTCAGACGCACATTCTGGAGACACCGGCGCCTTCTGTTTGTCCCACCAGACCAAGAGGaccacctccaggcttttaa
- the LOC108411038 gene encoding transmembrane protease serine 9-like: protein MMLMLSLALVVCFLAKGCHSQLSVCGVAPLNTKIVGGQDASPGSWPWQVSLQTNDFHFCGGSLINSNWVLTAAHCFASITASQVTVYLGDQSLSNQTSNPNVVSRSVSQLIIHPNYSSSTHDSDLALLKLSSSVTFTNYITPICLAAAGSKFFNGTLTWVTGWGNTADGVSLPSPKTLLEVQIPVVGNRKCNCLYGVGDITDNMVCAGLLAGGKDSCQGDSGGPLVSKQSGVWVQAGIVSFGIGCAQPNYPGLYTRVSQYQDWINQQITSNQPGFVTFTSTGTDGDLNVSCAGLPTVDTNTTVFTTASSAVCGSTTLNTITGSGNSLASAGVWPWMASLQRNGTHVCGGTLVAEQFVLSAADCFSSSTNASDWTVILGRLKQNGSNANEVSVNVTKISLSTGTVNNIAVLQLSRKPTLTNYIQPICVDLGDNSFPVNTQCWAAGWGSGGGVEQILQQFNTTILDCGNASSSSSSICTGVTPLEQTNKGGPLMCKIGQSWVQAAVLSLASNSSTNTSSSNSTRAASVSDVQVFTKTSSFSSFLNTTVGSFPPKASTTSSSPTINPVGSSASSLFSFTSLLLLSLPALIQMRS, encoded by the exons ATGATGTTGATGCTGAGTTTGGCCCTCGTAGTCTGCTTCCTAGCCAAAG GTTGCCACTCGCAGTTAAGTG TGTGTGGTGTGGCTCCTCTGAACACCAAGATAGTGGGAGGACAGGATGCTTCTCCTGGTTCTTGGCCTTGGCAAGTCAGCCTGCAGACTAATGATTTTCATTTCTGTGGTGGATCCCTCATCAACTCTAACTGGGTTCTAACAGCGGCCCACTGCTTTGCAAG cattactgCTTCACAAGTGACCGTGTATCTGGGTGATCAGTCACTGAGCAATCAGACAAGTAATCCAAATGTGGTGTCCAGATCTGTTTCTCAACTCATCATACATCCCAACTACAGTTCATCCACGCATGACAGCGACCTTGCCCTGCTGAAGCTGAGCTCTAGCGTAACCTTCACTAATTATATTACGCCTATCTGCCTGGCTGCAGCTGGAAGCAAGTTCTTCAATGGCACTCTGACCTGGGTCACTGGCTGGGGAAACACTGCAGATGGAG TAAGTCTCCCTTCTCCTAAGACCCTGCTGGAAGTACAAATTCCAGTTGTTGGAAACAGGAAATGTAATTGTTTATATGGAGTTGGAGACATCACTGACAACATGGTGTGTGCTGGATTGTTGGCAGGGGGCAAAGACTCCTGTCAG GGAGACTCTGGAGGTCCACTGGTCAGCAAACAGAGCGGTGTTTGGGTCCAGGCAGGCATCGTGAGCTTTGGTATTGGCTGTGCTCAGCCAAATTACCCTGGATTGTATACTAGAGTGTCTCAGTACCAAGACTGGATCAACCAGCAGATCACCAGCAACCAGCCAGGCTTTGTCACATTCACTTCCACTGGCACTGATGGAGATCTGAATGTGTCCTGTGCTGGCCTGCCTACTGTTGATACAAACACCACTGTTTTCACTACTGCTTCAT cTGCGGTATGTGGCAGTACCACGCTGAATACCATTACAGGAAGCGGCAACTCTTTGGCATCTGCTGGTGTGTGGCCATGGATGGCCAGCCTGCAACGTAATGGTACTCATGTCTGTGGAGGAACACTGGTAGCTGAGCAGTTTGTCTTGAGCGCTGCTGATTGCTTCTCAAg CTCCACCAATGCTTCTGACTGGACTGTAATTCTGGGTCGGCTCAAACAGAACGGCTCCAACGCCAATGAGGTTTCTGTCAATGTGACTAAAATCTCACTGAGCACTGGTACAGTGAACAACATAGCAGTACTGCAGTTGTCTCGCAAGCCAACACTCACAAACTACATTCAGCCCATATGTGTGGACCTGGGGGACAACAGCTTCCCTGTCAACACTCAATGCTGGGCAGCTGGCTGGGGTTCAGGAGGAGGAG TTGAGCAGATTCTTCAGCAGTTTAACACTACTATACTGGACTGTGGCAATGCATCTTCATCTAGCAGCAGCATCTGCACAGGAGTCACGCCCTTAGAACAG acTAATAAAGGAGGTCCTCTGATGTGTAAGATTGGACAATCATGGGTCCAGGCTGCAGTTTTGAGCCTCGCCAGCAACAGTAGCACAAACACTAGCTCCAGTAACAGCACCAGGGCAGCAAGTGTATCTGATGTCCAGGTCTTCACTAAAACCTCAAGCTTCTCAAGCTTCCTGAATACTACAGTGGGCTCCTTTCCTCCCAAAGCCAGCACTACATCATCTTCTCCCACCATCAATCCTGTTGGCTCCAGTGcatcttcattgttttctttcacGTCTCTCCTCCTGCTTTCACTTCCTGCTCTCATTCAAATGAGAAGTTAA